In a single window of the Anaerotruncus rubiinfantis genome:
- a CDS encoding energy-coupling factor transporter ATPase translates to MIAIKTEDLTYTYSPGTPFEKTAVDHVNLEIEQGEFVGVIGHTGSGKSTLIQHFNGLLRPTSGRVLIEGTDLWAKETNLREYRFKVGLVFQYPEYQLFEETVYKDIAFGPQNMGLSPGQVDERVREAARFVGLKPHHMEKSPFELSGGQKRRVAIAGVLAMNPDILVLDEPTAGLDPKGRERILGQIKQYHKERGSTVLLVSHSMEDIAKYAHKVLVLSRAGVVMYDDVAKVFSRAKEITDIGLSVPQVTRIFDKLREKGYPVDESVYTMDFAKNEILRLLGKGDGADA, encoded by the coding sequence ATGATTGCAATCAAAACCGAAGATCTGACATACACCTACTCTCCCGGCACGCCATTTGAAAAGACCGCCGTCGACCATGTGAACCTGGAGATCGAGCAGGGCGAATTTGTCGGCGTGATCGGTCATACCGGATCGGGGAAATCCACCCTGATCCAGCATTTTAACGGGCTGCTCCGGCCGACCTCCGGCCGGGTGCTGATCGAAGGGACCGACCTGTGGGCCAAGGAGACCAACCTGCGCGAATACCGCTTCAAGGTGGGGCTGGTGTTCCAGTATCCGGAGTATCAGCTTTTTGAGGAGACAGTTTATAAGGATATTGCCTTCGGGCCGCAGAACATGGGCCTTTCACCGGGACAGGTGGATGAACGGGTGCGGGAAGCCGCGCGTTTTGTCGGCCTGAAGCCCCACCATATGGAAAAGTCTCCGTTTGAGCTTTCAGGCGGGCAGAAGCGCCGGGTGGCAATCGCGGGGGTGCTCGCGATGAACCCGGACATCCTGGTGCTCGACGAGCCGACCGCGGGGCTTGACCCGAAGGGGCGCGAACGCATCCTCGGACAGATCAAGCAGTACCACAAGGAGCGGGGCAGCACAGTGCTGCTCGTTTCGCATTCGATGGAGGACATCGCGAAGTATGCCCACAAGGTGCTGGTGCTCAGCCGCGCGGGTGTCGTGATGTACGACGATGTGGCGAAGGTTTTTTCCCGCGCGAAGGAGATCACCGACATCGGCCTTTCGGTCCCGCAGGTCACCCGTATCTTTGACAAGCTGCGGGAGAAGGGTTACCCGGTGGACGAGAGCGTCTACACAATGGATTTTGCCAAAAATGAGATTCTGCGCCTTTTGGGAAAGGGGGATGGGGCCGATGCTTAG
- the glmM gene encoding phosphoglucosamine mutase codes for MGRIFGTDGVRGIANGDLTIELAMQIGRAAGMVVEESVGRRPTVLVGKDPRISSDMLEAALSSGLCSAGANVVQLGVVPTPAVAYLTTKYGADAGVMLSASHNPFEYNGIKIFSGEGYKLLDSQEEEIEEIVLDGARPFPLKSAGEIGVITRAENAADDYVNYLKTTVDCDLSGLRVAIDCSNGSASVTAKKLFCGLGAVCDIFHAEPDGRNINEKCGSTHIAELAKLVKAGRYDAGLAFDGDADRCLAVDENGELVDGDRLIALFAYHLKEQGKLKNNTVVATVMSNLGFFKFAEKHGIDTRATRVGDRYVLETMRNENFNIGGEQSGHIIFLDYMPTGDGQLSGVQLLSLLKTFQKPLSQAANVMRTYPQTLLNITATAEMKEALANDETVQQVINSLGEELGGDGRILVRPSGTEPLIRIMVEGQDHRQIEEIARRIADAIQKQGARR; via the coding sequence ATGGGCAGGATTTTTGGAACTGACGGTGTGCGCGGGATTGCCAACGGAGATCTGACGATCGAGCTTGCGATGCAGATCGGCCGTGCCGCCGGAATGGTTGTGGAGGAGTCGGTTGGCCGCCGCCCGACCGTATTGGTCGGAAAGGACCCCCGCATCTCCTCTGATATGCTCGAAGCGGCGCTTTCGTCAGGCCTTTGCAGCGCCGGAGCGAATGTGGTGCAGCTTGGCGTGGTGCCGACCCCGGCGGTCGCCTATCTCACGACAAAATACGGCGCGGACGCGGGCGTGATGCTCTCGGCCAGCCACAACCCCTTCGAATATAACGGCATCAAAATCTTTTCCGGCGAGGGTTACAAGCTGCTCGACAGCCAGGAGGAGGAAATCGAGGAGATCGTGCTCGATGGGGCGCGCCCTTTCCCGCTCAAATCGGCGGGGGAGATCGGCGTCATCACCCGCGCGGAAAATGCGGCGGACGACTATGTAAATTACCTCAAGACCACCGTTGACTGCGACCTTTCCGGCTTGCGGGTGGCGATCGACTGTTCGAACGGCTCGGCCAGCGTCACAGCGAAAAAACTTTTCTGCGGCTTGGGCGCCGTTTGCGACATTTTCCACGCGGAGCCGGATGGCCGTAATATCAACGAAAAATGCGGCAGCACCCACATCGCGGAGCTTGCGAAACTCGTGAAGGCCGGGCGGTACGACGCGGGGCTTGCGTTCGATGGGGACGCCGACCGGTGCCTTGCGGTGGACGAAAACGGCGAGCTGGTCGATGGAGACCGGCTGATCGCGCTTTTCGCATACCATCTCAAGGAGCAGGGCAAACTGAAAAATAATACCGTTGTGGCGACCGTTATGTCGAATCTCGGCTTTTTCAAATTTGCGGAAAAGCACGGCATCGACACCCGCGCCACCCGCGTGGGTGACCGGTATGTGCTTGAAACAATGCGCAATGAGAACTTTAACATCGGCGGCGAGCAGTCGGGGCATATCATTTTCCTTGACTACATGCCGACCGGGGACGGCCAGCTTTCGGGCGTGCAGCTGCTTTCCCTCTTAAAGACCTTCCAAAAACCGCTTTCGCAGGCGGCGAACGTGATGCGCACCTATCCGCAGACGCTCCTGAACATCACGGCGACGGCCGAGATGAAGGAAGCGCTCGCAAATGATGAAACGGTGCAGCAGGTGATCAATTCCCTCGGGGAGGAGCTCGGCGGCGACGGGCGGATTCTGGTGCGGCCCTCCGGGACCGAGCCGCTCATCCGGATCATGGTCGAAGGGCAGGACCACCGGCAGATTGAAGAAATTGCGCGCCGGATTGCCGATGCGATCCAGAAACAGGGCGCAAGACGTTAA
- a CDS encoding energy-coupling factor transporter ATPase — protein MRDIITASGVTFGYPKDNNELNIVLHGIDLTIREGEFVAVLGHNGSGKSTIAKHMNAILLPNEGEMTVCGINTKVEDRLYEIRQQVGMVFQNPDNQIVATIVEEDVAFGPENMGVEPAEIRRRVDEALADVGMTEYKTHAPHQLSGGQKQRIAIAGIIAMRPRCIVLDEPTAMLDPKGRREVLSTIRRLNRELGITVVLITHYMEEAAQAGRVVVMNDGRILFDAAPREVFSHVQELKDVGLDVPQATELCFLLRQCGLDLPNDVLTEDECVDALVKLLEGHR, from the coding sequence ATGCGTGATATCATCACCGCCTCGGGGGTGACGTTTGGTTACCCCAAGGACAATAACGAACTGAACATCGTGCTGCACGGAATCGACCTGACGATCCGGGAGGGCGAATTTGTCGCGGTGCTTGGGCACAACGGCTCGGGCAAGAGCACCATTGCCAAGCATATGAACGCGATCCTCCTTCCCAACGAAGGGGAGATGACCGTCTGTGGGATCAATACGAAGGTGGAGGACCGGCTTTATGAGATCCGGCAGCAGGTGGGCATGGTGTTCCAGAACCCAGACAACCAGATCGTCGCGACCATCGTAGAAGAAGACGTGGCGTTCGGCCCGGAAAACATGGGGGTCGAGCCCGCCGAAATCCGCCGCCGGGTGGATGAAGCGCTCGCCGACGTGGGCATGACCGAATATAAGACCCACGCGCCGCACCAGCTTTCGGGTGGGCAGAAGCAGCGGATCGCCATTGCGGGCATCATCGCGATGCGGCCGCGCTGTATCGTGCTTGATGAGCCGACCGCCATGCTCGACCCAAAGGGCCGCAGGGAGGTCCTCTCGACGATCCGGCGGCTGAACCGGGAATTGGGCATCACAGTGGTGCTCATCACCCACTATATGGAGGAAGCCGCCCAGGCGGGACGGGTTGTTGTGATGAACGACGGCAGGATCCTTTTCGACGCGGCGCCGCGCGAGGTTTTTTCGCATGTGCAGGAACTGAAGGATGTGGGGCTCGACGTCCCGCAGGCGACCGAGCTCTGCTTTTTGCTGCGCCAGTGCGGGCTTGACCTGCCAAACGACGTACTGACTGAGGACGAATGCGTCGATGCGCTCGTGAAGCTGCTGGAGGGACACAGATGA
- a CDS encoding class I SAM-dependent methyltransferase, whose protein sequence is MRASTEWKDFAVIDTSGGEKLERWGDVTLIRPDPQVIWNTPKGPEWRSADARYNRSSSGGGSWDARSLRRDEWEISYGDLRFHIRPTGFKHTGLFPEQAVNWDLMRGIIEKAGRQLNILNLFAYTGGATLACAAAGAKVCHVDASKGMVQWARDNAALSGLSEKPIRWIVDDCKKFVEREIRRGVRYDGIVMDPPSYGRGPGGEVWKLEDCVFDLVGLCAGALSDRPAFFLLNSYTTGLSPSVMAYILSVTVGRRFDGRVTADEIGLPVEKTGLTLPCGSTAVWQGEPF, encoded by the coding sequence ATGCGGGCATCAACCGAATGGAAAGACTTTGCGGTTATCGATACAAGCGGCGGGGAAAAGCTGGAGCGATGGGGGGATGTGACCCTCATCCGCCCCGACCCACAGGTCATCTGGAATACTCCGAAGGGCCCGGAGTGGAGGTCGGCCGACGCGCGGTACAACCGGTCCTCATCGGGCGGAGGCAGCTGGGATGCGCGTTCGCTGCGCCGCGACGAGTGGGAGATCTCTTATGGGGATCTGCGTTTTCATATCCGCCCGACCGGATTCAAGCACACCGGGCTTTTTCCGGAGCAGGCGGTCAATTGGGACCTGATGCGCGGGATCATTGAAAAGGCTGGGCGGCAGCTCAACATCCTGAACCTGTTTGCCTATACCGGCGGCGCGACGCTTGCCTGCGCGGCGGCGGGCGCGAAGGTCTGCCATGTGGACGCCTCGAAAGGGATGGTCCAGTGGGCGCGGGACAACGCCGCGCTGTCCGGCCTTTCGGAAAAGCCCATTCGGTGGATTGTTGACGACTGCAAAAAATTTGTGGAACGGGAAATAAGGCGCGGCGTGCGGTACGATGGGATCGTAATGGACCCGCCAAGTTACGGCCGCGGGCCGGGCGGCGAGGTTTGGAAGCTGGAGGACTGCGTCTTTGACCTGGTGGGGCTCTGTGCCGGAGCGCTTTCGGACAGGCCCGCTTTTTTCCTTTTAAATTCCTATACGACCGGCCTTTCACCGTCGGTGATGGCGTACATCCTGTCGGTCACGGTGGGCAGACGGTTTGACGGGCGGGTCACCGCTGATGAAATTGGGCTTCCGGTTGAAAAGACCGGGCTCACGCTGCCATGCGGTTCGACCGCGGTCTGGCAGGGAGAGCCTTTTTAA